In Pseudobdellovibrionaceae bacterium, the following proteins share a genomic window:
- a CDS encoding alkaline phosphatase, whose protein sequence is MSKCLLAIYLFISVSCLAGAEGISKAKNAILFIGDGMGPTVLQATRLQFKGVRGSLPIDRFPHVAKVKTYCRDKIVTDSGAGASAMATGQKVPYSTLSTRLPKDFQLAETDEAIRQHQGEPIPTLVELAAAKGKRTGLVTTTEVFDATPAAFYAHVSHRKNFAKIFSDLAVSPLHLLMGGGWLEVSRHQKELAETLKLMKGLSGVRRKCRKNRVIGVFADEDLPSALVTKGKGKLSLPRLTEVAIDCLQAEGGFFLMIENEEVDQTLHLRKIPAALHATYELNLAVEKAIEVLKKKGLLEETLILFTADHDTGGLAVNGPVPDEGIWNQKMEIHSSKGSGSYRGPEYKVARMSTDRDTWPEGISPLNLKTSHTAADVDLYARGPGAEQVHGVMENTQIFNIIKSALEL, encoded by the coding sequence ATGTCCAAGTGCTTACTGGCAATCTATCTTTTTATTTCTGTCTCGTGTCTCGCCGGTGCTGAAGGCATCTCAAAGGCAAAAAATGCAATTCTGTTTATTGGCGATGGCATGGGGCCGACTGTGCTTCAGGCGACCCGTCTTCAGTTTAAAGGGGTGAGGGGATCCTTACCCATTGATCGCTTTCCCCACGTTGCCAAAGTGAAAACCTACTGTCGGGATAAAATCGTCACCGACTCGGGGGCGGGAGCCTCGGCCATGGCCACGGGCCAAAAAGTTCCCTATTCGACTCTCAGTACGAGGCTCCCAAAGGACTTCCAGCTAGCTGAAACCGATGAGGCTATTCGTCAGCACCAAGGCGAACCAATTCCAACCCTGGTGGAATTGGCTGCAGCCAAAGGCAAGCGTACTGGTTTGGTCACGACCACTGAGGTTTTTGATGCCACTCCGGCCGCCTTCTACGCACACGTGAGTCACCGCAAGAATTTCGCTAAGATCTTCTCTGATCTAGCCGTGAGCCCCTTGCATTTGCTTATGGGTGGTGGCTGGTTGGAAGTGAGTCGACACCAGAAGGAATTGGCTGAAACCTTGAAATTGATGAAAGGTCTTTCGGGCGTCAGGCGAAAGTGCCGCAAGAACCGTGTCATTGGGGTGTTTGCTGACGAGGATCTTCCTTCGGCCCTGGTGACCAAAGGTAAGGGCAAGCTGAGTCTTCCACGATTGACCGAGGTAGCCATTGATTGCCTTCAAGCCGAAGGTGGATTTTTTCTCATGATCGAAAACGAAGAGGTGGATCAGACTCTTCATTTGCGCAAAATTCCCGCCGCCCTCCACGCCACCTATGAACTCAATCTAGCAGTGGAGAAGGCCATTGAGGTGCTTAAGAAAAAGGGACTGTTAGAGGAGACTCTGATTCTTTTCACCGCAGATCATGATACAGGTGGCTTGGCGGTCAACGGACCTGTTCCTGACGAGGGCATCTGGAATCAAAAGATGGAAATCCACAGTTCCAAAGGCTCGGGAAGTTATAGAGGACCTGAGTACAAGGTGGCGCGTATGTCCACCGACCGGGACACGTGGCCAGAGGGCATCAGCCCTCTCAACCTCAAGACCAGCCACACCGCTGCGGATGTGGACCTCTACGCGCGTGGCCCAGGCGCGGAGCAGGTTCACGGTGTGATGGAGAACACCCAAATCTTTAACATCATCAAATCTGCACTAGAACTCTAG
- a CDS encoding endonuclease/exonuclease/phosphatase family protein: protein MSLLSSASLRFMQLNAENLFVFMDRYKGQNLEGMTEEEWQKCSTAPTANKSLRKIWSLVETIKEVSPDIVMLNEVGGEESLKNFNHHFLGGQFRPMIIEGNSDRGIDLAYLVKEDPEVQYLLISHKNRPIDFLYEHEREHSSRTSHYFSRDVLELRIFKKGEGSPRLICLLVHLKSKLDPDGWDPQGRGRREAELKTLVKIYSEIQREMDGKVPIIIGGDFNGIAHKQACETEFASIYADSDLQELFDVSAKEVTEEDRTTQLQFFRDGSVRLLQLDYFFLSPQLHSAIQPEESLVYRYKGDMGMTLPLPTNLEQRGGLPSDHYPIVATLANPLNRQWK from the coding sequence ATGTCTCTCCTGTCTAGCGCATCGCTTCGTTTTATGCAGCTCAACGCAGAGAATCTCTTTGTGTTTATGGACCGCTACAAGGGACAAAACCTTGAAGGCATGACTGAAGAGGAATGGCAAAAGTGCTCCACCGCTCCCACCGCCAACAAAAGCCTGCGCAAAATCTGGAGTCTGGTCGAAACAATCAAAGAAGTGTCCCCCGACATTGTCATGCTCAATGAAGTTGGCGGAGAAGAGTCTTTAAAAAACTTCAACCACCACTTCCTTGGCGGCCAATTCCGGCCAATGATTATTGAAGGTAATTCCGACCGGGGGATCGACCTTGCCTATTTGGTAAAGGAAGATCCGGAAGTCCAATATCTCCTCATCTCCCACAAAAACCGGCCTATTGATTTCCTCTATGAGCATGAAAGGGAACATAGCAGCCGCACGAGCCATTACTTCTCCCGAGACGTTTTGGAGTTACGGATATTCAAAAAGGGTGAGGGTTCTCCGCGTCTCATTTGTCTTTTGGTGCATCTTAAATCCAAATTGGACCCAGATGGTTGGGATCCCCAGGGGCGGGGGCGACGAGAAGCTGAGCTCAAAACCTTGGTGAAGATTTACAGCGAAATCCAAAGGGAAATGGATGGCAAAGTTCCCATCATCATAGGCGGAGATTTTAATGGTATCGCTCACAAACAGGCCTGTGAAACCGAGTTTGCCTCCATCTACGCAGACTCAGACCTTCAGGAACTCTTTGACGTCTCAGCAAAGGAAGTCACTGAGGAGGATCGAACCACCCAGCTGCAATTCTTCCGCGATGGCAGCGTGCGCCTTCTGCAATTGGATTACTTTTTTCTCTCCCCCCAGCTGCACTCAGCTATCCAGCCCGAGGAGTCACTGGTGTATCGCTACAAAGGGGATATGGGGATGACTCTTCCTCTGCCAACCAACCTGGAGCAAAGGGGGGGGCTGCCCTCGGACCACTATCCCATAGTCGCCACCTTAGCCAATCCTCTGAACCGGCAATGGAAATAA
- a CDS encoding FKBP-type peptidyl-prolyl cis-trans isomerase, whose amino-acid sequence MGGGSLNSDESKYSYAIGYQFAKNMKDQQVEINSKALAMAIEDVMKDKKTRLTEEEMQLAMKTMYEKRKEKEQASAVENKKAGDDYLAANKDKEGVKTTETGLQYKVESEGDGPNPKEDSVVTVHYKGTLIDGKEFDSSYGRGQPATFPVGGVIPGWQEALKLMKKGAKWKLYIPPDLAYGERARPGIPANSVLVFDVELMDISTAEAHKKKMEAEMEKAQKAQADKDKEKSTK is encoded by the coding sequence ATGGGCGGAGGTTCACTGAACTCAGACGAGTCCAAGTATTCATACGCTATTGGCTACCAATTCGCTAAGAACATGAAAGATCAGCAGGTCGAAATCAACTCCAAGGCTTTGGCCATGGCGATTGAAGATGTGATGAAAGATAAGAAGACCCGCCTGACTGAAGAAGAAATGCAGTTGGCGATGAAGACCATGTATGAAAAGCGCAAGGAGAAAGAGCAAGCCTCAGCGGTTGAAAACAAAAAGGCTGGCGATGACTATTTGGCAGCGAATAAAGATAAAGAGGGTGTGAAAACCACTGAAACTGGTCTTCAATACAAAGTGGAGTCGGAAGGTGACGGCCCCAATCCCAAAGAGGACAGTGTTGTAACAGTTCATTACAAAGGCACTTTGATCGACGGTAAGGAATTCGATAGTTCTTATGGCCGTGGTCAACCTGCAACCTTCCCTGTTGGTGGTGTGATTCCTGGTTGGCAGGAGGCTCTGAAGCTGATGAAAAAGGGCGCCAAGTGGAAGCTGTACATTCCGCCGGATCTGGCTTATGGTGAAAGAGCTCGCCCTGGAATCCCAGCTAACTCTGTTCTAGTGTTTGATGTGGAGCTCATGGATATTTCCACAGCTGAAGCGCACAAGAAAAAGATGGAAGCGGAAATGGAAAAGGCCCAGAAGGCTCAGGCTGACAAGGACAAGGAAAAGTCCACCAAGTAG
- a CDS encoding peptidylprolyl isomerase, whose translation MRIRHILVDHEYEAKDILRKLEEGSEFGQLAATFSKCPSGEKGGDLGEVRKGQMLEPFEEAAFALKAGETSGPVRTRFGFHIIQRI comes from the coding sequence ATTCGCATTCGCCATATTTTGGTCGACCACGAGTACGAAGCTAAGGATATTCTGCGCAAGCTGGAAGAAGGTTCGGAGTTTGGGCAACTTGCGGCCACCTTTTCCAAATGTCCCTCAGGCGAAAAGGGCGGGGATCTGGGCGAAGTCCGCAAGGGACAAATGCTGGAACCCTTTGAGGAAGCCGCCTTTGCCTTAAAGGCCGGTGAAACCAGCGGGCCAGTGCGTACTCGCTTTGGATTTCACATCATCCAGCGGATTTAG
- a CDS encoding ABC transporter ATP-binding protein, with the protein MAFYTWGLSLPGDLMHPLKRLFQYATAYRVRIYLASSFSILNKIFDLAPPFLIGLAVDVVVKREASALAVLGIGDLMTQLWVLAGLTVVIWGAESVFEYAHSIYWRFLAQHLQHDLRVDAYSRMQNLDMVYFEDRSTGGLMSVLNDDVNQLERFLDGGANEILQVGTTVVCIGAAFFYWAPQVALFSFSPIPIILFGSFLFQKRLAPRYQKVREAVDVLNGTLANNISGIATIKSYTAEGHEVQRIERESLDYSQANHQAIRLSSAFAPLIRMAVVIGFVATLVMGGWLVFQGQLEVGVYSVLVFITQRLLWPLTRLGQTFDQYQRAMASIRRIFGLMDRPARIGDGHHRPDRIRGEVEFKDVHFGYRQGLPVLNGLSFKVKAGQTVAIVGATGSGKSTILKLLLRFYEAQSGEILVDGVPLPKWNLQSLRQGVGLVSQDVYLFHGSVGDNIGYGGFDADEEQILKAAQTAEAMEFIDRLPSGLDTLVGERGQKLSGGQKQRVAIARAVLKDPPILVLDEATSSVDNETEAAIQRSLERVTVNRTTLVVAHRLSTIRSADCIYVLDGGVISESGTHEELLQRNGIYSSLWKVQTGEAVNISGLGKMAHSNVDGSRA; encoded by the coding sequence ATGGCCTTTTACACATGGGGCTTGTCTTTACCGGGAGATCTCATGCATCCGCTGAAGCGGCTCTTTCAGTATGCTACTGCCTACAGAGTTCGAATATACCTGGCTTCGAGTTTTTCTATCCTCAACAAAATCTTTGATTTGGCGCCACCCTTTTTGATTGGCCTGGCCGTGGACGTGGTGGTTAAGCGAGAGGCTTCGGCACTAGCCGTGTTGGGGATAGGGGATTTGATGACTCAGCTCTGGGTGCTGGCTGGTCTGACAGTTGTGATATGGGGAGCAGAATCGGTGTTTGAATACGCACACTCGATTTATTGGCGCTTCCTCGCCCAGCACCTGCAACATGATCTTAGAGTCGATGCCTATAGTCGTATGCAAAACTTGGACATGGTCTATTTTGAGGACCGTTCAACCGGCGGTCTCATGTCGGTCCTTAATGATGACGTGAACCAGCTGGAACGCTTTCTTGATGGTGGGGCCAATGAGATCCTGCAGGTTGGAACGACGGTGGTTTGTATTGGTGCCGCCTTTTTCTACTGGGCGCCACAAGTGGCGCTGTTTTCTTTTTCACCAATCCCCATTATTTTATTCGGCTCTTTTTTGTTTCAAAAGAGGTTGGCTCCTCGCTATCAAAAGGTTCGAGAAGCGGTGGATGTTCTCAATGGAACACTGGCCAATAATATATCGGGTATTGCCACGATTAAGAGCTATACAGCGGAAGGGCACGAAGTTCAGCGCATTGAGCGGGAGAGTCTTGATTACTCCCAGGCCAACCACCAAGCCATTCGCCTGAGCTCGGCATTTGCCCCTCTCATTCGCATGGCTGTGGTAATCGGCTTTGTGGCGACTCTGGTGATGGGAGGCTGGTTGGTGTTTCAGGGGCAGCTTGAAGTCGGAGTCTATAGCGTGTTGGTCTTCATCACTCAGAGGCTTTTGTGGCCCTTGACCCGACTAGGACAGACCTTTGATCAATATCAGCGGGCCATGGCTTCCATTCGTCGGATTTTTGGCCTTATGGACCGGCCGGCACGGATTGGCGACGGTCATCATCGACCAGACAGGATTCGCGGCGAGGTGGAATTCAAAGATGTTCACTTCGGTTATCGGCAAGGACTACCGGTCTTAAATGGCTTGAGCTTTAAGGTAAAGGCTGGACAAACAGTCGCCATTGTTGGAGCGACAGGGAGTGGCAAAAGCACCATCTTAAAACTCTTGTTGCGTTTTTATGAGGCTCAATCAGGAGAGATCCTGGTGGACGGAGTGCCTTTGCCGAAGTGGAATCTTCAATCCTTGCGTCAGGGCGTTGGCTTGGTCAGCCAAGATGTTTACCTCTTTCACGGCAGCGTTGGCGACAATATCGGCTATGGCGGCTTTGACGCCGACGAGGAGCAGATCCTCAAGGCGGCTCAGACGGCCGAGGCCATGGAGTTTATTGACCGTCTGCCCAGCGGATTGGACACCCTTGTCGGCGAGCGGGGACAAAAGCTCAGTGGCGGGCAGAAGCAGCGGGTGGCGATTGCTCGGGCGGTTCTCAAAGATCCTCCCATACTGGTTCTTGATGAAGCCACATCAAGCGTGGACAACGAGACCGAAGCCGCCATCCAACGATCCTTGGAGAGAGTGACAGTAAATCGCACCACTTTGGTGGTGGCCCATCGCTTGTCCACCATCCGCAGTGCCGATTGCATCTATGTCCTCGATGGCGGGGTGATCTCTGAGAGCGGAACCCATGAAGAACTTCTTCAGCGGAATGGAATTTATTCCTCGTTGTGGAAGGTGCAGACAGGCGAGGCTGTGAATATCTCGGGCTTGGGCAAAATGGCGCACAGCAATGTGGATGGCAGCAGGGCCTGA
- a CDS encoding leucyl aminopeptidase family protein gives MTKKAGKRKSTMDPLNPDWVKGLVEIKKSWVAQANLAAPKSPGGWAKVIVCHGIQLAALKKDLMDVLSPWDLKDLEGNEATVLRYTTADGPLWLLQIPTLPKKSPNHQGYLETSVYTQARDLAGLVSTLVQDQKVKGLHIDFVDWEEEIALGLLTGLEVATYRFQHVVNGRWSQAGKPLALTRKKGKVTTKLVEKAGHMAAAINLARHLVNLPANWLHPESYAQAMIEVFRGEKNVKVEVWDEPRLQKEKMGLLEGVGKGAEFGPCLVHVSYRPSGGSKKGRVKPYAFVGKGITFDSGGLDLKPASAMRLMKKDMGGSAAVAGLAVWAVLSQVNKPCDFYLSLAENAVSGSAFRPGDVLKGRNGKLVEIHNTDAEGRLVLADALDVAVHPPNGDKPRVVVDVSTLTGAIKAGLGLEVAGLFSNDDSVAEGIQRASQKRGDLCWRMPLVQSYHRALSTPFGDRMNCTEGYGGAVTAALFLETYVGDVPWAHLDIYAWQDRSEGALTEPGGSGQMVQCLAEWLS, from the coding sequence ATGACCAAAAAAGCAGGAAAACGCAAATCGACAATGGATCCCTTAAACCCGGATTGGGTGAAAGGTCTGGTTGAAATTAAGAAGTCCTGGGTGGCTCAGGCCAACTTGGCGGCTCCCAAAAGTCCCGGGGGCTGGGCAAAGGTCATTGTTTGTCATGGGATCCAACTTGCTGCACTTAAGAAAGACCTTATGGATGTTCTCTCCCCATGGGATCTAAAGGACCTGGAGGGGAATGAGGCTACGGTTCTTCGGTACACAACGGCTGATGGTCCGTTGTGGCTCCTGCAGATTCCCACTCTCCCGAAGAAGAGCCCTAACCACCAAGGTTATTTGGAAACCTCAGTCTACACTCAAGCCCGGGATCTGGCCGGATTGGTATCTACTCTTGTTCAAGATCAGAAAGTGAAGGGCTTGCACATTGATTTTGTGGATTGGGAAGAGGAGATAGCTCTCGGCCTTTTGACTGGTCTGGAAGTGGCCACTTATCGCTTTCAACATGTGGTGAACGGCCGTTGGAGTCAGGCGGGAAAGCCGCTTGCATTGACGCGAAAAAAGGGAAAGGTAACGACCAAATTAGTCGAAAAGGCTGGGCATATGGCGGCAGCTATCAACCTCGCTCGCCACTTGGTTAATCTTCCTGCCAACTGGCTTCATCCGGAATCTTATGCTCAAGCCATGATTGAAGTGTTTCGCGGTGAAAAGAACGTCAAAGTTGAAGTGTGGGATGAGCCTCGTCTGCAGAAGGAAAAGATGGGATTGCTGGAGGGAGTAGGTAAGGGTGCCGAGTTCGGACCTTGCCTGGTCCATGTCAGCTACCGCCCCAGCGGTGGTAGCAAAAAAGGCCGAGTGAAACCCTATGCCTTCGTCGGGAAAGGAATCACCTTTGACTCAGGGGGCTTGGATCTCAAGCCAGCATCCGCCATGAGATTGATGAAGAAGGATATGGGTGGTTCGGCGGCCGTGGCCGGTCTGGCTGTGTGGGCAGTGCTCAGTCAGGTGAACAAGCCCTGTGATTTTTATTTGAGTTTGGCGGAAAACGCAGTGTCAGGATCTGCTTTCCGACCGGGGGATGTTCTTAAAGGGCGCAACGGTAAGCTAGTGGAGATTCACAATACGGATGCTGAGGGACGGCTGGTTTTGGCCGATGCTTTGGATGTGGCGGTTCATCCGCCAAATGGAGACAAACCACGGGTAGTTGTTGATGTGTCCACCTTAACCGGCGCTATCAAAGCCGGTCTTGGCTTGGAAGTGGCGGGCCTGTTTTCCAACGATGACTCCGTCGCTGAAGGAATTCAACGGGCTTCGCAAAAGCGGGGAGATCTGTGTTGGCGAATGCCCCTTGTTCAATCCTATCATCGGGCCTTGTCGACCCCCTTCGGTGATCGTATGAATTGCACCGAGGGTTACGGTGGTGCGGTAACCGCTGCTTTGTTTTTAGAAACCTATGTGGGCGATGTGCCCTGGGCTCATTTGGACATCTATGCTTGGCAGGATCGATCAGAAGGGGCGCTGACCGAACCCGGGGGCAGTGGCCAGATGGTGCAATGCTTGGCGGAGTGGTTGTCTTAA